The Bacteroidota bacterium genome window below encodes:
- a CDS encoding TonB-dependent receptor, which yields MSKILFALAFLILITPKLFSQEIKGKVLDASNSQPLIGAIVKVTEDKSGAETDLDGSYTVQLSKAGTYTVEFSYVGYKTYSVKGVVVKKGEVTKLDATMNAEGVSTEEIVVEATTSMANENTLLQQQKNSNKISDGISEQQIKRAPDAAASDVLKRVIGVSIVKDKFVYVRGTSDRYNNTTLNGVLIPSTEPDKKAFSFDIFPSNLIENIIISKSFTADQPGNYTGGLVQITTKEFPESFTYGFNVNSSITSQTTGKDFYNYDAGQSKFLFFNMGSDDGGRSIPSSFPVQTMSRQNFTPDELQSFGRSLRNNWTQNTTSAPLNAGFQFSIGNNMKFLNNPLGYLAAFTYKNSFSNKTIDKDDYNTDNTTLSSYGGRSSEYTVLDGGILNLNYKLGTNHKISSKNTYSQSSENQTEYYSGLYIPENVERHLYTTAFTERYLFSSQLIGSHYLHDLGRLEFNWTASYSESKRNQPDIKTMTYQRDIGTTDDFFAPILTNVPSSPAGGRFFSKLYDIARGINLDFELPIKIGKSIDSRLKFGTLANGTTRFFNARNFAPALSSGASFLLNYEGIDTIFKAENISPTGYYYSELTRESDNYSATENLYAGYLMYELPLKKLRIITGLRFESDQQNLFTLGRISQPISVSNKNNDFLPSINLSYSINETTNLRASATQTVSRPELREIAPFSYTDFVSGITTVGNSTDLDRSLNQNYDLRLEMFPQAGEIMAVSLFYKHMNSPIEEVFLSTSTNRIKTFQNATDGARNYGVEFEVRKNLGFIHKLLNYVSMNVNLSLIDSKVNLAGLGSTATSQERTLQGQSPYTVNVGLFYDNYDLGTSVNLMYNKFGDRIAEVGLNGFNDIKEKGKDLVDLTVTQRLFKKFELKLAFKDLLNKDDLLIQRVNDEDKVVKRVNSGNSQSLTLSYKF from the coding sequence ATGTCAAAAATTTTATTTGCTTTAGCATTCTTAATTCTAATAACCCCGAAATTATTTTCACAGGAAATCAAAGGTAAAGTGTTAGATGCTTCAAACTCGCAGCCGCTTATAGGAGCAATTGTAAAAGTTACGGAGGATAAATCAGGCGCGGAAACAGATTTAGACGGAAGCTATACAGTACAGCTTTCAAAAGCCGGTACTTATACAGTAGAGTTTTCTTATGTAGGGTATAAAACTTACAGTGTGAAAGGAGTGGTTGTAAAAAAAGGAGAAGTGACTAAGCTTGATGCTACTATGAATGCCGAGGGAGTTTCAACTGAAGAGATTGTTGTTGAAGCAACTACATCAATGGCAAATGAAAACACTTTATTGCAGCAGCAGAAAAACTCAAATAAAATTTCAGATGGTATCAGTGAGCAGCAGATAAAACGCGCTCCCGATGCAGCTGCATCAGATGTTTTGAAAAGAGTTATCGGTGTATCAATTGTAAAAGATAAATTTGTTTATGTAAGAGGTACATCGGACAGATATAATAATACTACTTTGAATGGCGTGTTGATCCCAAGCACTGAACCCGACAAAAAGGCATTTTCGTTTGATATCTTCCCCTCGAATCTCATCGAGAATATAATTATTTCAAAATCATTCACTGCAGACCAGCCGGGAAATTACACAGGCGGGCTTGTGCAGATTACCACAAAGGAGTTTCCTGAATCTTTTACATATGGTTTTAATGTAAACTCTTCAATCACTTCCCAAACAACCGGAAAAGATTTTTACAATTACGATGCAGGGCAGTCAAAATTTTTATTCTTTAATATGGGAAGCGATGACGGCGGAAGAAGTATACCATCGAGTTTTCCTGTACAGACAATGAGCCGCCAGAATTTTACTCCCGATGAACTGCAGTCATTTGGAAGATCATTGAGAAATAACTGGACTCAAAATACAACAAGTGCGCCATTGAATGCAGGGTTTCAATTTTCTATTGGAAACAATATGAAATTTTTGAACAATCCTTTGGGATATTTAGCGGCATTTACATACAAGAATTCATTTTCAAATAAGACAATCGATAAAGATGATTACAATACAGACAATACAACGCTCAGCAGTTATGGAGGACGTTCTTCCGAATATACAGTTTTAGACGGCGGTATTTTGAATCTTAACTATAAACTTGGCACAAATCATAAAATCAGTTCAAAAAATACTTACAGCCAGAGCTCGGAAAACCAAACGGAATACTATAGCGGGCTTTATATACCAGAAAACGTCGAACGCCATTTATATACAACAGCTTTCACTGAAAGATATTTGTTCTCTTCACAGTTAATCGGAAGTCACTATCTCCATGACCTGGGAAGACTGGAATTTAACTGGACCGCATCTTATTCAGAATCAAAAAGAAATCAGCCGGATATAAAAACTATGACATATCAGAGAGACATTGGCACTACGGATGATTTTTTTGCACCTATTCTTACTAACGTTCCAAGCTCACCTGCAGGAGGCAGATTTTTTTCTAAGCTATATGATATTGCAAGAGGTATAAATTTAGATTTCGAGCTTCCTATAAAAATCGGTAAGTCAATTGATTCACGATTAAAATTCGGAACGCTTGCAAATGGCACAACAAGATTTTTTAATGCAAGAAATTTCGCTCCTGCTCTAAGCAGCGGTGCATCTTTTTTATTAAACTATGAAGGCATAGATACAATTTTCAAAGCGGAAAATATTTCTCCCACGGGTTATTATTATTCTGAGCTGACAAGAGAATCGGATAATTATTCTGCAACTGAAAATCTTTATGCAGGATATTTAATGTATGAATTACCCCTGAAAAAATTGCGCATTATTACAGGATTAAGATTTGAATCAGATCAGCAGAATTTATTTACGCTCGGAAGAATTTCACAGCCGATTTCTGTATCAAATAAAAACAATGACTTCCTTCCTTCTATAAATTTATCTTACAGCATTAATGAAACTACAAACTTAAGAGCATCTGCAACGCAAACCGTTTCGCGTCCTGAGCTCAGAGAAATTGCTCCGTTCTCCTATACAGATTTTGTTTCCGGAATTACTACAGTAGGCAATTCAACTGATTTGGACAGAAGCCTGAATCAGAATTATGATTTAAGATTGGAGATGTTCCCGCAAGCAGGCGAGATAATGGCAGTGAGCTTGTTTTATAAGCACATGAACAGTCCCATAGAAGAAGTATTTCTTTCCACTTCAACTAACAGAATAAAAACATTTCAGAATGCTACTGACGGGGCAAGAAATTATGGAGTCGAGTTTGAAGTAAGGAAAAATTTAGGATTTATTCACAAGCTTTTAAATTACGTTTCGATGAATGTAAATTTATCACTTATAGATTCAAAAGTAAATTTAGCAGGGCTTGGCTCCACTGCAACAAGCCAGGAAAGAACCTTGCAGGGGCAGTCACCTTATACAGTTAATGTAGGATTGTTCTATGACAATTATGATCTGGGCACCAGTGTAAATCTTATGTATAATAAATTCGGAGACAGAATTGCAGAAGTTGGCCTCAACGGATTTAACGATATAAAAGAAAAAGGAAAAGACTTGGTTGACCTTACAGTAACACAGAGACTCTTTAAGAAATTTGAGCTTAAGCTTGCCTTCAAAGATTTGCTGAATAAGGATGACCTTTTAATTCAGAGAGTGAATGATGAAGATAAAGTTGTGAAGAGAGTGAACTCCGGTAACTCACAATCATTAACTTTATCATATAAATTTTAA